Genomic DNA from Dehalogenimonas lykanthroporepellens BL-DC-9:
GACCTGCTGGAAGAAATATAGTCAAAGTCACAATTGCAGAAGTTGGGACCTTTCTACCAATCACAACCTGACCGAAGAAGACCCTCTCTTTCTATTTTGAATTTGGAGTAACTGATCCGGAAATCCCTGATAAGTTTGATAATTGGTGGCAAGCTTTCTGCACTGGAGCCGGCCGTGGTATGAAGTATACTCAGGTTCAAGTGGCCTAGCCCGATGATAATAGTTTCGCAAGCTAAAAGGAGCGCATGGGTTTATAACCCATGCGCTCCCCTCTGATGCAAATAGGCCATGCCTTCGTAACCCGGTATGGGGTATGTATCCTATATTTTATGTTTGTTCGAGCATGTTCATTCTGTTAAAATAAATTGCCGCCCAAGACGTCCGATGCTTTGGACAACTTCCAAACGTTTTTCTAACCCCACTAGATCAGGAGCATCCAATGCAGTTTTCTACCGAAGTCATTGCCGATTTCGCCATCATCATGACTGTTGGTGGACTGGCAACTTTCTGAGGTCGGATGTCAAATTCGGACACCAAACCTTTCATGCCGCCACCAGTCCTGCGTAGAATTGTTGAGCATAAGCCGCCGGCGACAAGAATCCCAGCCTGGCTTGCCGGCGTTGCCGGTTGTAGAAGATTTCGATATACTCCGTGATCTCCCGGATGGCTTCTTGTCTGGTTCTATAGCGCCGATGATTCACCAGTTCCTGTTTTAGCGTTCCCCAGAAGCTCTCCATAGGTGCGTTGTCGTAGCAGTTCCCTTTCCGGCTCATGGAAGCTCTCAAGCCAAATCGTTCCAGTAGTCGCCGGTACTCAAGGGAGCAATACTGGCTACCCCGGTCAGAGTGGTGCAACAGCCCCTCGGCCGGATGTTTAGCGGCCACCGCCCGAAGCAAAGACTCATTGACCAGGTTTCTGGTCAAGCGCTTACCCATGGCATATCCGACAATTTCGCCATTCCACAGGTCCTTGTGGCCTGCCAGATACAGCCAACCTTCATCGGTGGAAATATAGGTGATATCGGTGAGCCATACATCATTCGGCCTGGAGGCCACAAACTTCTGCGCCAACAGGTTTCCGGCTACCGGCAACCTGTGCCTGGAATCCGTGGTAACCTTGAACTTACGCTTCTGTTTGCAACGTATCCCCAGCTTTTTCCGGATACGCTTGATACGGCAAATACCCACCTTCACGCCGTGCGCTGCCAAATCCCGCTGTAGTCGCTCCGGCCCATAGGTCTGGCGCGTCCGCTTATCCGCTGCCTTGATCTCCAACTCAAGCCGCGCTTCCTCCTGACCCCGCTTCGATAAAGGCCTATCCATCCAGGCATAAAAGCCGCTACCGGAGACACCAAGCATTCGCCGGAGAATAGGGACTGGATATTTGAGCCGCAGTTCTTTCATCGCCGCGTACCGGGCAGCGACTCCCTGGCAAAGTACGCGGCTGCTTTTTTTAATATTTCCCGCTCCATTTTGAGTTCGGCATTTTCCTTCTTTACCCGGGCCAGCTCCATCTCTACTTCTGTCAGCGGCCGGTATGACTTGCCCACTTCTTCAAGCTTGCCGGCTCTGTGTTTCCTGAGCCAGTTGTCCAAGGTGTTTGACGGCAGTGCCAGCCGCCTGGCAGCTTCCGCCACAGACAATTTATCCTCTGTCACCAGCTTCACCGCTTCCAGCCTGAACTCCCTCGTATACTTCCCGTGTGGAATCCTTTCCATCCTGACACCTCCGTCTCTCTATTTTACCTGACTTTGGTGTCCGTTTTATCCATCCTATCTCATTCATTTTCCACCGACTCAAACAACCGTTGATCTTGGGTTATCTTATTGCGGGCATTCTCATAGGCCCCTATACTCCACCTTTTAGCTTCATCAATCAGCCGGAAGTCCTGGAAGCCGCAGCGGAATTGGGTGTTATTTTACTGTTATTTGGAATCGGTCTTGAGTTTCCTTTAGATAAACTGAGGAAGATCGGCATCAAAACCTATGCCGTTATCTCACTGATCGAGATAGCTTGGATGTTTGCGCTCAGTTTCGTTATCGGGCGCATGCTTGGTTGGCCTTTAATAGATGCCCTGTTCTTAGGAATCGCCTTGGCATCGAGTAGCACAGTTGTCATCGCCAAAGTTCTTACAGTAGAATCCCCGTACGTGGTGTAAATTCCTGGAATTGAAAAAGCAGGCCATTGTGTGGTTTCTTGAAAGAAAATAACAACAAAGACTTTCAGGAGGTAACCACAACAATGGCCAAAGACAGGATGACACTTTTGGAACTGCTACGCAAGTCAGGAAGCGACGGTGATCTTGATTTTCTGAGAGAAGGGGTGAAAATGCTGGCCGAAGCGGTCATGGAGCTTGAGGTTAAGCAGAAGACCGGAGCTGAGAAACATGAGCGCAGTGACGGTCGTTTAACCTACCGTAACGGCTACCGGGGGCGTATCTGGGACACCCGGGCCGGCACGATACCCTTGGCGATTCCCCGGTTGCGGGACGGCAGTTATTTTCCCAGCTTACTCGAGCCCCGGCGCCGGGCGGAACATGCCTTGCTGGCGGTAATCCAGGAAGCCTATGTGTTGGGCATCAGCACCCGCAAGGTGGAATCTCTGGTTCAGTCACTGGGTCTTAACGGGGTCAGTAAGAGCGAGGTATCGCGAATATGCGGGGCTCTGGACGATGAAGTGGAACGATGGCGTCACCGGCCTTTGTTATGGCGTTATCCCTATCTGTGGCTGGATGCGACCTACGTCAAGGTCAGGGATACCGGGCGGGTGGTCAGTCAGGCGGTAATTATCGCCTACGGCGTCCGGGAAACCGGAGAACGCGAGATCATCGGGCTTGAGGTCGGCCCCAGTGAAGACGGTGTATTCTGGAAAGAGTTTCTGCGGGGGCTGGTCAGCCGTGGTTTGAGCGGGGTGATGCTGGTAATCAGTGATGCTCATCTGGGGCTGAAGGAAGCCATCAGCACGGTACTCACCGGGGTATCGTGGCAACGTTGCCGGGTGCACTTCATGCGCAATGCGCTGGCCAGAGTGCCACGGGGCGCCCAGGCTATGGTATCTGCCGCTATCCGTACCATCTTCGCTCAACCTGACC
This window encodes:
- a CDS encoding transposase mutator type (KEGG: sth:STH2289 transposase~manually curated~PFAM: transposase mutator type), whose translation is MAKDRMTLLELLRKSGSDGDLDFLREGVKMLAEAVMELEVKQKTGAEKHERSDGRLTYRNGYRGRIWDTRAGTIPLAIPRLRDGSYFPSLLEPRRRAEHALLAVIQEAYVLGISTRKVESLVQSLGLNGVSKSEVSRICGALDDEVERWRHRPLLWRYPYLWLDATYVKVRDTGRVVSQAVIIAYGVRETGEREIIGLEVGPSEDGVFWKEFLRGLVSRGLSGVMLVISDAHLGLKEAISTVLTGVSWQRCRVHFMRNALARVPRGAQAMVSAAIRTIFAQPDRDSACSQLRRVADNLRLRFGPVADQLEEAEPDILAYTAFPREHWRQLYSTNPLERLNKEIKRRSNVVGIFPNSQSVIRLIGAVLMEQQDEWEVGRRYFSLDSMKKTLEGAQEEPLIMALPA
- a CDS encoding Integrase catalytic region (PFAM: Integrase catalytic region~KEGG: neu:NE0155 integrase catalytic subunit) — its product is MKELRLKYPVPILRRMLGVSGSGFYAWMDRPLSKRGQEEARLELEIKAADKRTRQTYGPERLQRDLAAHGVKVGICRIKRIRKKLGIRCKQKRKFKVTTDSRHRLPVAGNLLAQKFVASRPNDVWLTDITYISTDEGWLYLAGHKDLWNGEIVGYAMGKRLTRNLVNESLLRAVAAKHPAEGLLHHSDRGSQYCSLEYRRLLERFGLRASMSRKGNCYDNAPMESFWGTLKQELVNHRRYRTRQEAIREITEYIEIFYNRQRRQARLGFLSPAAYAQQFYAGLVAA
- a CDS encoding transposase IS3/IS911 family protein (PFAM: transposase IS3/IS911 family protein~KEGG: bvi:Bcep1808_7228 transposase IS3/IS911 family protein), with translation MERIPHGKYTREFRLEAVKLVTEDKLSVAEAARRLALPSNTLDNWLRKHRAGKLEEVGKSYRPLTEVEMELARVKKENAELKMEREILKKAAAYFARESLPGTRR